A single window of Bdellovibrionales bacterium DNA harbors:
- a CDS encoding serine protease yields the protein MSSKTLLFIFLFVLPLGCSVLKKRDASVTQSNAISIDQPVIKNLDEVDARSKKLQHSLARIHLRQGANTLAIGTGFFYKSKDIFVTSYHVIEGKPECLTTGACTVFLGFVKNSKEVREIETRISVIFKSEAKDLIVLKIQDASQFSQVLPLQIKAKRKEGRLMTAGFYHDDPALTFSEGQLLKAQSKHAKALSSIIVSAGFSGSPVINRQGELVGVVSSYKPIQGQQTVGLAEYIAADDLNVF from the coding sequence ATGTCATCAAAAACACTTTTATTTATCTTTTTATTTGTGCTGCCTTTGGGCTGCAGCGTTCTCAAAAAGAGGGACGCCTCTGTGACCCAATCGAATGCCATCTCTATCGACCAACCCGTGATTAAAAATCTCGACGAGGTGGATGCTCGCTCTAAAAAACTCCAACACAGTTTAGCCCGCATTCACCTTCGCCAAGGAGCGAACACTCTCGCGATCGGCACTGGATTTTTCTATAAATCCAAAGATATCTTCGTCACCAGTTATCATGTGATCGAAGGGAAACCGGAGTGCCTCACGACAGGCGCTTGCACGGTATTTCTTGGCTTCGTCAAAAACTCGAAGGAAGTGCGAGAGATAGAAACTCGCATCAGCGTCATCTTCAAATCAGAGGCTAAAGATTTGATCGTCCTTAAAATTCAAGACGCGTCCCAATTCTCTCAGGTGCTTCCACTTCAAATCAAAGCCAAAAGAAAAGAGGGTCGCCTAATGACCGCAGGTTTTTATCACGATGACCCCGCACTTACGTTTTCCGAGGGACAACTTCTCAAAGCTCAATCCAAACATGCCAAGGCACTCTCCAGTATTATCGTGAGTGCTGGTTTTAGTGGTTCCCCTGTCATCAATCGCCAAGGTGAATTGGTGGGCGTAGTTTCAAGCTACAAGCCCATTCAAGGTCAGCAGACCGTCGGTCTCGCCGAATACATTGCGGCCGATGATCTGAACGTCTTCTAA